One Syntrophorhabdaceae bacterium DNA window includes the following coding sequences:
- a CDS encoding pseudouridine synthase, whose translation MKIPLPIIDGIGPSRLKLSGALPRTVMEYLEKRFPHVESAAWQSRMAGGEVVDEAGSPLRPESPCREGSFIFYYREPAEEIPIPFEEGVLYCDDHILAADKPHFLPVMPSGRFLRETLLVRLRKRLRLEHLAPLHRIDRETAGVVIFSHNPETRGRYADLFRTHEVRKVYEAFAPASGAGPFPITRRSRIVPGEPFFRMKEVDGAFNTETRIEVIETTGEMSRYRLMPVTGRKHQLRVHLAGLGIPMIHDRLYPELRAREAYDFSLPLKLLAKEISFRDPITGLRRSFESGRDIFPGD comes from the coding sequence ATGAAGATACCCCTTCCCATAATCGATGGTATCGGGCCGAGCCGTCTCAAGCTTTCCGGAGCCCTCCCCAGGACCGTAATGGAGTACCTGGAAAAACGGTTTCCCCACGTGGAGTCCGCGGCCTGGCAGTCCCGAATGGCCGGGGGAGAGGTGGTGGACGAAGCAGGGTCCCCGCTCCGCCCGGAGAGCCCCTGCCGGGAGGGCAGCTTTATCTTTTATTACCGCGAGCCGGCAGAGGAGATTCCCATTCCCTTCGAGGAAGGGGTCCTTTACTGCGACGATCATATCCTTGCGGCGGACAAGCCCCATTTTCTTCCCGTCATGCCTTCAGGCAGATTCCTCCGGGAGACCCTTCTCGTGCGCCTGAGAAAGCGCCTCCGCCTGGAGCATCTCGCCCCTCTCCATCGCATCGACCGGGAGACGGCCGGGGTGGTGATATTTTCCCATAATCCCGAGACCAGGGGGAGATACGCCGACCTTTTCCGCACCCATGAGGTGCGAAAGGTGTATGAGGCCTTCGCCCCGGCTTCGGGGGCAGGACCTTTCCCCATAACCCGCCGGAGCCGCATCGTGCCGGGAGAGCCTTTCTTTCGCATGAAGGAGGTCGACGGGGCCTTTAATACAGAAACGCGTATAGAGGTTATAGAGACCACGGGGGAAATGTCCCGCTACCGCCTGATGCCGGTTACGGGAAGGAAGCATCAGTTGCGGGTGCACCTCGCCGGTCTCGGCATCCCTATGATACACGATCGCCTTTATCCCGAACTCCGCGCCCGTGAGGCCTATGATTTCTCATTGCCCCTCAAGCTATTGGCCAAAGAAATATCCTTCCGGGATCCGATTACGGGGCTGAGGCGGTCTTTCGAGAGCGGAAGGGATATATTTCCAGGAGATTGA